A DNA window from Schistocerca gregaria isolate iqSchGreg1 chromosome 2, iqSchGreg1.2, whole genome shotgun sequence contains the following coding sequences:
- the LOC126335816 gene encoding uncharacterized protein LOC126335816 — MGPHHHHFHHSSDLAKLCNLGALSTVIPVYKSGDKFDIKNFRPLPLLPVLSKIIERIMHDGLLDFLNKNKILVNAQNDFRNGKSTQTALFSFLKLVYKAVEDKELICGLLMDLSKAFDLINHNLLLLKIYNYHVCGISYEWFKSFLTERKQSTNYSGWKCVPF; from the exons atgggacctcatcatcatcatttccatcATAGTTCAGACCTGGCCAAACTTTGCAATCTCGGAGCACTG TCAACAGTAATACCAGTTTATAAAAGTGGTGACaagtttgacattaaaaatttcagacctCTACCATTATTACCTGTACtttcaaaaataattgaaagaataatGCATGACGGATTGCTAGACttcctaaacaaaaataaaattcttgtaaatgcacagaatgatttcagaaatggtaaatctacacaaacagctctCTTCAGTTTCCTAAAACTTGTTTACAAAGCTGTTGAGGACAAGGAACTGATCTGTGGGTTGCTTATGGACCTTTCCAAAGCATTTGATCTTATAAATCATAATCTACTGCTGttaaaaatttataattatcatGTCTGTGGTATTTCCTATGAGTGGTTCAAGTCATTCTTAACTGAAAGGAAACAGAGTACAAATTACTCAGGATGGAAATGTGTACCATTCTGA